The window TAGCTGTAAAATGTTTCAGGTAGATGAAAAATTGCTGTTTGCTTAGACTCTGAGAAATGTCATCATATGTATTTTGACAAGTACAGGTATGCTAAACTAGTGTATACTGTCCTATTTAATCCCTGTGCATTCCTTAAGTAGTACAGTGAGCTGGTGTGTAAAGATTTGCACAGTTAATATCCAAGAAAAGCCTGTAAAGCAGGTGTCACCATTTCAAGTGAGACACTGGCTTCCCTTTTTTTACTGTAAGCGTAATCAatagatgtgtaaactgtgtacTGATGAATGGCAGATGTAAAGTTGTTCTTTAACAGCATTGATGAACTAGATTTTTTGCCTTTGGGTGATCATAAAGCTGATGTTTTTCACTCAGTTGCCTTTTTTTCATTTATGCAGATGACCATGGTGATCTGTCTTTTCAGACAGGCCCAAGGGGTACTCTTGAGAACCCTACCTGGAAAATACAGCTGAAATCCAGTAGTACTCTGCCTGTCTCTCTAACTGAAATAAAGAGACTGTAAGTATTGTGTCTAAAATAAACCTAAATGATGAGTGTCATTTTCTATAACAATTTAATTTTACTTTGTGACAGTGTCACATGAAGTCATTTTTAAATCTCACAAATATTTAGATATTTGATGTTgcctatttttgttttaataattactAATTAAAAAATTATAGCCATGCGGTCATCTGTTTTGGAAAATACATTATTCATACAGTGCATAAAATCTGTTTGCTTTTAATCAAGTATAGCTAGAGTCTTTAAAGGAAGACTGGAATTTTATCTGTTCTTTCTCTTCTGATCttcaagaatttatttttcctgtatttcagctgaCATGAAATATCAATATCAGTTTCATGGcattctgcttttgttatttAGGTTTACCATGAAGAGACTTTTCAGCACTTCAAACTCAACAGTGGattcaaaagaaatgaaaaaattccAGCTCCTTGCACATAAGTGGTGGGATGAAGAAGGAGAATATTCAGCCCTTCATTCTATGAATGATATTAGAGTGCCATTTATTAGGTATCCTTCTGAAGATGCAGACTTTTTTCAGATGCTATTTCTGTGCATCTTCAGAAAATATTGTAAAAGAATTACAATTACCAGTGCTTAAGATAACTGCATATAACATCTATTAAACCACCTTGTATGTTTGCCCTTAATCACatcctttttctttcagagatACTCTGCTGAACATGAGTAATAACCATCAACTGGGAAACCCACTTTCTGGACTAAAGATTCTAGATGTTGGCTGTGGTGGTGGATTGCTAAGTGAAGTAAGAAACAATTTGCTCCTctatcattttatatatatatatattttttttttactaatttgtTGTTTAATTTCTCAACCTCTGGGGAGGACCTTTTCTCTTCTATGGTATATTAGTTACCAAGTGTTTTGGAATGCAGTGAATTCTACAAACCCTGTAGATTATTTGTTTAGGACAGTGGTGGTAGTGGttcacagaaaagaagggaatctgtaaTGAGAAAGATCTTAGGGGTCATCAGAAAAGTAAGATTTCAAGCAGGGtaaggaaaaagaggagagaatGGTGTAAATGTCTTCTAACATTCCTCTGGGCAGTCAcagtatgttttttgttttgttttggagccTTGGCAAAAATGCTTTACCATGACAATCACTGTTATCAAAATAGTATTTTctattataaactttttttttttgcttatttcttttgAATTGCTTATCGTCAGTTTTTTCATCTGTGGTGAGATTCTTGCCTTTGCTTTGACCTCATCAAAAAAGCATGGAATAATGTCAAACAGCTGAAACACACCTCCTCTCTGGCAGGAGAGTGTCTCCTGATGCAAGGGCTGGTACTGCAGCTGCTGCCAGAGGAGTCTTCACAAACTTGGGATTGGGAAGGAACCAGACCCATCAATGCTAGAGCTGTATGGCCATGCAGGCTCTGAGCAGTGCTATTTCCTTTCAAGAGAGGTGTTGCAAAAGCAACTTGAGTCTCTCCccatgtttttttgtttattttgggcAAAATTCTCTAGCCTTGTGAGACTCAGAGACATGACTGGCAGAATTGGTATGTGCATAAGCTTCTCAGACTGAATAACTGGTGAATTTCAGGTTGGAATAACATACATGTGgtcatgttctgcaggctgtttCAGTTTCAAAAGAGGTGATGACTGAGGTGTTAACCTATAAGTAAGAAGACACTAGAGAAACTTGAGTGACAACTAACTCTGATGCTATCCTAGTAAACATCAGTGTTTAGTTTTCAGCAGTGAGAACGTCCCAGAGATAATCATATATTAAGTAACCATTAAAAAGATATGAGGATTTACCATTACAGGTGGATGTTTAAGAAAGTAATGACAGTAATTAAATACTGCATTGGTTTTCCCcctttatttttctgtatgtgATAGtaattgtggaagaaatctttaTTTGGGGTAACAAAATGGATTCAGACCAATTTATTCTTAAGAAAAGTATACATTTTAGTAGGTATTTTTATGTCTAAGATTATTCCCTCTTCTCCTCAAaaaatttagggttttttttgtgctttatCTCTAATAAACCTTTAAATAAAGCTGGAGGATCAAAGCCCATCATTTATTGTCGTTTGTTTGTCTTATTCCTCTATAAATGTTTTCTGCAAGTGTTTTCAGGATTGTTTATGCAGATTCCGAAGTTGCAGACACCTTTAAGTAAATTGTTTTCATGCAGAGAATAAATTATACTCTGTATTATTAGCCTCTAGGTAGGCTGGGAGCTTCAGTTACTGGAATTGATCCTCTGGAGGACAACATTAGAACAGCAGATCAGCACAAGTCATTTGATCCTGTCCTGGCCAAGAGAGTACAGTACAAGTCCAGTTCACTGGAGGAGATTGTGGAAGAGTCTATGGAAACCTTTGATGTAATTGTAGCTTCTGAAGTAGCGGAGCACGTGGCTGACCTTGAAATGTTTATCAAGTGTTGCTATCAGGTGTTAAAGGTAAGAGAGCTTTTGCTTTCGTTATTGGGAATATATATTCTCTTTTATTATTAAAGATTTTATTTGAAGTTAAGTCTATGAAAACACCTAAATCTGGATTCATTCCTCCACCTAGAAGTGCTTAAAATATGAACTATACTCTGGAGATGCCTTTCATTCTCCCTGAGGATGCAGAAAGTGGATCTTCCCAACTTCAGTGACTAAAGTTAAAGGGAATTTGTTCCCCCAACCCTGCCTTTAGTGGCATTACTTAACATTGCAGTGTTGCTTTGCATCAAGACTTGAAGAAATCTGGTTGCTTCTAATCTCTCCTGGGTGAGAGAAGACATGGCAGTGCTGCTGATGATTGACAGCTACAGCTCAGACTGCATTGAAACTCTCTGTAATGACATTTCTGACTCACAAGATTTTATTCCAGATCTAGACTCATATCAGATATACTCCGGGATTGCTTTTAAAGGATCATGGTCGTGCTTAGATATAATTGGGCTTTGTTTTATTCCTTCTGATACTATTTCCTTTGCAAAGAAGGATGGTAGGGTCAGTACACAAGCAGGAGCTCTCCTTTAATCTCTTGATTTGTGTTTCTGGTCATCAGAAGGCATGTGTATTATTTGAATGGAACCCTTAACTAATATTCAGTATGTTGGGGGTTTGGAAATTATCCTTTATTTCTATCAGACAGTCTTTTAAGTGCTTACAATTcattcctggttttgttttttgtccttGTAATCATTAAAACAAGCACTGTATTCAGCAGTATCTTAAGTTAAGCAGTGTTGtacattttcttttagttttaattaaaaaagaaatatatatatatatttacattagaTCTTGCATACACCTTATACCTTTCATTCATCCTTTTTCTGGGTAATAGTATGTGTTATGTGTGATTTGGGTAGATGTTTTTTGGACAAGGAGATAGTTTTCAGGTAGTCCAAGGCTTTGGTTATGTTGACTGTTTGAACACTACTGAGTCACACTGTTAGAACATTACATTCTgactttttaattatatttaaacaGTATACTTGTAAATCTGTGTCCTGACATGAAATTAGTTCTTACTCTTGAAGCATGTAGATTTGTACATAGACAAATTATGTGGCTTAATGCAATTAaacttagagggttttttttttcaattaatattCTTCTAATTGaacattttaatcttttaattagCCTGAAGGTTCTTTATTCATTACTACAATCAATAAAACGCAGTTGTCCTATGTCCTGGGAATTGTGGTTGCGGAAAAAATAATAGGCATTGTACCAGAAGGAACACATGAGTGGGAGAAGTTTGTTCCCCCTGAAGAGCTCCAGCACCTCCTGGAATCGAGTAAGTACTGGGCTGGATGATGGGAATGCACAGAGATATCAAATGTTCATTGTAGAAAAGGCAAGGGGACTAGATAGGAAAAGCTGTGTGTAGTTGTCATCAGTTGCCTCACCTATGTGAGTTACCCGTCATATATTATGAATATCGTTTCTGGTTTAAAGTTATTTCT is drawn from Apteryx mantelli isolate bAptMan1 chromosome 3, bAptMan1.hap1, whole genome shotgun sequence and contains these coding sequences:
- the COQ3 gene encoding LOW QUALITY PROTEIN: ubiquinone biosynthesis O-methyltransferase, mitochondrial (The sequence of the model RefSeq protein was modified relative to this genomic sequence to represent the inferred CDS: inserted 2 bases in 1 codon), with protein sequence MWGGGGGGGGAGRALGLGRALVGRWAAAAVPRCWRAAGDDHGDLSFQTGPRGTLENPTWKIQLKSSSTLPVSLTEIKRLFTMKRLFSTSNSTVDSKEMKKFQLLAHKWWDEEGEYSALHSMNDIRVPFIRDTLLNMSNNHQLGNPLSGLKILDVGCGGGLLSEPLGRLGASVTGIDPLEDNIRTADQHKSFDPVLAKRVQYKSSSLEEIVEESMETFDVIVASEVAEHVADLEMFIKCCYQVLKPEGSLFITTINKTQLSYVLGIVVAEKIIGIVPEGTHEWEKFVPPEELQHLLESSGFSVKAVNGMLYNPLMGSWSWTESMSINYAVHAVKSRGQGQSSHTDXPSSEMQHEQHSATAGTSM